A window of the Candidatus Saccharibacteria bacterium oral taxon 488 genome harbors these coding sequences:
- a CDS encoding anaerobic ribonucleoside-triphosphate reductase activating protein, whose product MTMPPNISELAPSLSQLKVSIGGIQKLSLVDYPGHVAAALFLSGCNMRCGYCHNPELVLPERLAPSIPVEEAMIFLKSRIGKLDGVVISGGEPTVNEDLPVLCRMIKSLGFDVKLDTNGTHPDIVRGMVEEGTIDFIAMDVKGPLEKYVEIAARPIDLAAIKDNVRLMIDSGIGHEFRTTIVREQLEVADFEKIGELVKGAKRFALQHFRTGTTISPKFANYHTFTDEEFRAAKKIMERYVEECVIH is encoded by the coding sequence ATGACGATGCCGCCGAACATCAGCGAGCTTGCGCCGTCGCTGTCCCAGCTTAAGGTGTCGATCGGCGGGATTCAGAAGCTGTCGCTGGTGGATTATCCAGGGCACGTGGCGGCAGCGCTGTTTCTCTCTGGCTGTAATATGCGCTGCGGCTATTGCCATAATCCGGAGCTGGTGTTACCTGAGCGGTTAGCGCCGAGCATCCCAGTCGAGGAGGCAATGATCTTCCTGAAGTCGCGCATCGGCAAGCTAGACGGCGTGGTGATTTCTGGCGGCGAGCCGACAGTCAACGAGGATTTGCCGGTGCTGTGCCGGATGATCAAGAGCCTCGGCTTTGATGTCAAGCTGGATACTAACGGCACGCATCCGGATATAGTGCGCGGTATGGTCGAGGAGGGGACGATTGACTTCATCGCCATGGACGTCAAGGGCCCGCTGGAAAAATACGTGGAGATTGCAGCGCGGCCGATTGATCTAGCGGCCATCAAAGACAATGTGCGGCTGATGATTGACTCAGGGATTGGCCATGAATTTCGGACGACCATCGTTCGCGAGCAGCTGGAGGTAGCGGATTTTGAAAAGATTGGCGAGTTGGTCAAGGGCGCCAAGCGCTTCGCTTTGCAGCATTTTCGCACCGGCACCACCATTAGTCCGAAATTTGCCAACTACCACACCTTTACCGACGAAGAATTTAGAGCTGCCAAAAAAATAATGGAAAGGTATGTCGAGGAATGCGTGATTCACTAA
- a CDS encoding ribonucleoside triphosphate reductase, whose protein sequence is MYKSIKKRDGRTVKFDRKKIDKAIEKAGLETGEFDAKQAVKLTDKVLAVLETRNQKRLPGVEDIQDIVEDTLIDSKFKKTAKAYIIYRDQHKKLREITSNAHVDLIDKYVNNLDWKVKENSNMGYSLQGLNNYVSAEITKTYWLDKIYSPKIGRAHKEGDLHIHDLNLLSVYCVGWDLMDLLRQGFTGVKNKVASKPAKHFRSALGQVVNFFYTLQGEAAGAQAFSDFDTLLAPFIRADKLSYDEVKQALQEFVFNVNVPTRVGFQTPFTNITLDLECPKHMAGNPVIIGGEMQDTNYGDYQEEMNMLNKALLEVLSEGDANGRVFTFPIPTVNITKDFNWDNPVIENLWEASAKYGIPYFSNFINSDMDPEDARSMCCRLRIDNRQLEYRGGGLFGSNPMTGSIGVVTINLPRLALKSKNEKEFFKGLGELMDMARDSLETKRKVLEQLTDSDISLYPYTKFYLRDIKKRFNEYWKNHFSTIGLIGTNEAALNLLGVDIGTEKGKAFAEKTLDFMRDRLVEYQKETGNNYNLEATPAEGTTYRLARLDKASFPDRAHFANGLGAAVKHPFYTNSSHLPVNYTDDLFELMDLQDNLQTKYTGGTVIHFFLGERMDDPQTLKKLVKTICENYKLPYFTFTPSFSICTNHGYIVGEHPECPNCGEATEVYSRVVGFLRPVAQWNNGKQAEFDMREHYDDAAEHQRACAVAVPA, encoded by the coding sequence ATGTACAAATCAATCAAAAAACGCGATGGTCGGACCGTTAAATTTGACCGTAAAAAAATTGATAAAGCCATCGAGAAGGCGGGTTTGGAAACTGGCGAATTTGATGCCAAACAGGCCGTTAAATTGACTGACAAGGTGCTGGCGGTACTGGAAACTCGCAATCAAAAACGTTTGCCGGGTGTCGAGGATATTCAGGACATCGTCGAGGACACGCTGATTGATTCCAAGTTCAAGAAAACTGCCAAAGCCTACATCATCTACCGCGACCAGCATAAAAAACTGCGTGAAATTACTTCCAATGCGCACGTCGATTTGATCGATAAGTACGTCAATAATCTAGACTGGAAAGTCAAAGAAAACTCCAACATGGGCTATAGTTTGCAGGGACTGAATAATTACGTTTCGGCGGAAATTACTAAGACCTACTGGCTGGATAAAATCTATTCGCCAAAAATCGGCCGGGCGCATAAAGAGGGTGATTTGCATATTCACGACCTCAATTTGCTGAGTGTTTACTGTGTTGGCTGGGATTTGATGGATTTGCTACGCCAAGGGTTCACTGGCGTTAAAAACAAGGTTGCCTCCAAGCCAGCCAAGCATTTCCGTTCGGCTCTTGGGCAGGTGGTCAATTTCTTTTACACTTTGCAAGGCGAGGCGGCTGGCGCTCAGGCGTTCTCTGATTTTGACACGCTCTTAGCGCCGTTCATTCGCGCTGATAAATTAAGCTATGACGAGGTCAAACAAGCGCTGCAGGAATTCGTCTTTAATGTCAACGTGCCAACCCGGGTTGGTTTCCAGACGCCGTTTACCAACATCACGCTTGATCTGGAATGTCCAAAGCACATGGCTGGCAATCCGGTGATCATCGGCGGCGAGATGCAGGATACCAACTACGGCGATTATCAAGAAGAGATGAACATGCTTAATAAGGCGCTTCTGGAGGTGTTGTCTGAGGGCGACGCCAACGGCCGAGTCTTTACCTTCCCGATTCCGACAGTCAATATTACCAAGGATTTCAACTGGGATAATCCGGTCATTGAAAATCTTTGGGAGGCTAGCGCCAAGTATGGCATCCCATACTTCTCGAACTTCATCAATTCCGACATGGATCCAGAAGATGCGCGCTCGATGTGCTGCCGCTTGCGGATCGATAATCGCCAGCTGGAGTATCGTGGCGGCGGTTTGTTTGGCTCGAATCCGATGACTGGCTCGATCGGCGTGGTGACGATTAATTTGCCGCGGCTGGCACTGAAATCAAAGAACGAGAAAGAGTTTTTCAAGGGCTTGGGCGAGCTGATGGATATGGCGCGCGACAGCCTAGAGACCAAGCGCAAGGTGCTGGAGCAGCTGACCGATTCGGATATCAGCCTGTATCCGTACACCAAGTTTTACCTGCGCGATATTAAAAAGCGCTTCAATGAATACTGGAAAAATCACTTCTCAACCATCGGTTTGATTGGCACCAACGAAGCGGCGTTGAACCTGCTGGGCGTTGACATTGGCACTGAAAAGGGTAAGGCGTTTGCCGAGAAAACGCTTGACTTCATGCGCGACCGCTTGGTGGAATACCAGAAAGAAACGGGCAATAATTACAATTTGGAGGCAACGCCGGCTGAGGGTACGACCTACCGCTTGGCGCGGCTCGACAAAGCTAGCTTCCCTGACCGAGCCCACTTTGCTAATGGTCTCGGCGCGGCAGTTAAGCATCCGTTCTACACCAATTCCAGCCACTTGCCAGTCAACTACACTGATGATTTGTTTGAGCTGATGGATTTGCAGGATAATTTGCAGACTAAATACACGGGCGGCACGGTGATTCACTTCTTCCTGGGCGAGCGTATGGATGATCCGCAGACGCTGAAGAAACTGGTCAAAACGATTTGCGAAAATTACAAATTGCCGTACTTTACCTTTACGCCGAGCTTCTCAATTTGCACCAATCACGGCTATATCGTCGGAGAGCATCCAGAGTGTCCGAATTGCGGCGAAGCGACTGAGGTTTACTCGCGGGTAGTCGGTTTCTTGCGTCCGGTTGCTCAGTGGAACAATGGCAAACAAGCTGAATTTGACATGAGGGAGCATTATGACGATGCCGCCGAACATCAGCGAGCTTGCGCCGTCGCTGTCCCAGCTTAA
- a CDS encoding sensor histidine kinase: MEEVVTRFTPAAQAKRVRLVHDDQSLAGDVPLQANAVRQILAILVDNAIKYAPPKNGEVNVIAWVNRKKHVLEFTVRDNGPGIAPGDQKHIFERFYRADTARTRTDASGHGLGLAIAKSLADRCGYTIRVKSQPPNGAEFTLVVSHVDSR, encoded by the coding sequence ATTGAAGAAGTGGTGACGCGGTTTACACCAGCCGCACAGGCAAAGCGGGTAAGGCTCGTGCATGATGATCAATCCTTGGCCGGCGACGTGCCGCTTCAGGCAAATGCGGTTCGTCAAATTCTAGCAATTCTAGTGGATAACGCCATCAAATACGCGCCGCCAAAAAACGGCGAAGTGAATGTGATTGCGTGGGTGAATCGTAAAAAACACGTGCTGGAATTCACAGTGAGAGATAACGGCCCGGGCATTGCACCGGGCGACCAAAAGCATATTTTTGAGCGATTTTACCGGGCGGACACGGCGCGGACGCGGACTGACGCATCGGGCCACGGTTTGGGGCTGGCGATTGCCAAGTCGCTAGCAGATCGCTGTGGCTACACGATTCGGGTTAAAAGCCAGCCACCAAATGGCGCGGAATTTACGTTGGTTGTTTCGCACGTCGACTCGCGGTAA
- a CDS encoding response regulator transcription factor — protein sequence MLLVEDDVAIARSLKEGLEDEAYAVDVAHDGDEGYRTATADDYDVIILDVMLPEMNGYEVCRELRQDGNQTPILMLTARDAERDIVEGLDVGADDYLAKPFSFEVLLARLRALLRRPNEKLEEILRVGDLTLDPSLKKVTRAAQEISLTAKEYAVLEYLMRNAGKVLSKEQIISHVWNFDADVLPNNVELFIMFLRRKIDKPFDSKLIHTVPGFGYKLEDKS from the coding sequence ATTTTACTAGTAGAAGATGACGTGGCGATCGCCCGGTCGCTGAAGGAAGGCTTGGAAGATGAAGCCTATGCGGTTGACGTGGCGCATGACGGCGACGAGGGCTACCGAACGGCGACGGCGGATGACTATGATGTGATTATTCTTGATGTGATGCTGCCGGAAATGAATGGCTATGAAGTGTGCCGGGAGCTACGTCAAGACGGTAATCAGACGCCGATTTTGATGTTGACGGCACGTGATGCCGAGCGGGATATAGTCGAAGGATTGGACGTGGGCGCTGATGATTATTTGGCGAAGCCGTTTAGTTTTGAGGTGTTATTAGCGCGTCTTCGCGCCCTGCTGCGCCGTCCGAACGAGAAGCTGGAAGAAATCTTGCGGGTCGGTGATTTGACGCTTGATCCGAGTTTGAAAAAGGTGACGCGTGCCGCGCAGGAAATTAGCCTGACTGCCAAAGAATACGCTGTCTTGGAATATCTGATGCGTAACGCCGGCAAGGTCCTGTCCAAAGAGCAAATCATCTCGCATGTGTGGAATTTTGATGCAGATGTCTTGCCAAACAATGTTGAGCTATTCATTATGTTTTTGCGCCGCAAAATCGATAAGCCATTTGACTCAAAATTGATTCACACCGTCCCAGGCTTTGGCTACAAACTGGAGGATAAATCATGA
- a CDS encoding NUDIX domain-containing protein: protein MKVLEIQDSKLTLEDYDGSIVSVTSKESALTVIRKLNLLELNGVLVNSNIENVRLAIMIAFRDISSLEVYSVDGSGNGVVESRQKYRQKIVDEVISKIVSANRKDGRRHTIHLIRGVGGSGKSTFAKKLQDRLRLYTIVETDIIKRRLFDDYWFIGRGIVPEPRQLHQEASHICRDVVDLLCKQGISFILVQRFEKIEDAKRVVHISERYGYKWHIYSIIPDFIDIARNNITRSRSLYNINTFSPESLQKSILKYSATASYFYRLAAHHFVRSICDVRQQLHGNFSETYYKKDGTDIYVNRNPSIHVPLLSSRESGQVEDYAIFRDADMHKYQNFFYRDAAYEDDIKYRARRCVMVVSRTTNGVLKTDNKESRLSRMLGVVHASRNQIKFLDEIVNYVYNKRYVRIETKDSLREFVIILAKRVSGLNDDNLFRSHDVAKYIRTDDVRDHFNDFLTQLFDKMQHEKNRIYVASYILWSIDFTGHYFSDGCSRISILLALWYLMRTGHEMPSLERRLGKERSIRSSYRGCHAISRDEIYDEAVNRQRFNRFYQYYKSLFIKASRPVILCAGGYIFNGKGEVLLLRSAKGKDAGKYVIPGGKMNRTENPEGCFVRETLEETGLSIKNVIRAGVRRYVGPSGRRYLMYDFMAQIDSGSVRINGESVSSEWVQPINIDTSQCTASTLNGLNKYLHLGDMSSLIVNHYKEKFNISNSSSHATGILEERYVNKKLKNYFQELEQKPHLIVLHGIIPIWSVINKVVPNATNAESAGGIVAKDRNSNALRPISVIDPETTTLHLFNFPGDDVLKHYATLFSRYVRSTNCDVEIVRYPDLDQNKFHLTGLTNEIVHGGDIVYLGYSTRLKAYLINEGYEPASISENFWYISSRFRLNTTIINVLECKYGHWGDIAADLTTHVCGLGASAIIHNGKVGTLVGQPEVYSRIYIPKEFAIFDNTSTPRYIPIKNILASFIPFQSSGHISCVTPLDETDSFIKICKDNRIETVDIESSKIADAVARYNKENGRNVGFGAIHYSSDFVGKPDDNFNSYNLTNEHDKDPQSWKDAVLADIFEVIMNEGTHNLR, encoded by the coding sequence GTGAAAGTGCTTGAGATACAAGATAGCAAACTTACCCTTGAAGACTATGACGGTTCAATTGTTAGTGTTACGTCAAAGGAGAGCGCCTTAACGGTAATACGTAAACTTAACTTGCTTGAGTTGAATGGTGTACTTGTGAATAGTAATATTGAGAATGTACGCCTTGCTATTATGATTGCTTTTAGGGACATCAGCAGTTTAGAGGTGTATTCTGTTGACGGTAGCGGTAATGGAGTTGTTGAGTCTCGTCAGAAGTACAGGCAAAAAATAGTTGATGAGGTGATTTCCAAGATCGTTTCTGCCAATAGGAAGGATGGCAGAAGGCATACTATCCACCTTATTAGGGGTGTCGGAGGTTCAGGGAAATCTACTTTTGCAAAGAAGCTGCAAGATAGGCTGAGGTTATATACAATAGTTGAAACAGATATAATAAAGCGCAGACTATTTGATGATTATTGGTTTATTGGAAGGGGGATCGTGCCCGAACCCCGCCAACTTCATCAAGAAGCTTCTCATATTTGTCGTGACGTTGTTGATTTGCTTTGTAAGCAGGGGATAAGTTTTATACTCGTACAGCGATTTGAGAAGATAGAAGATGCAAAAAGAGTCGTGCATATTTCTGAACGATATGGCTATAAATGGCATATTTATTCAATCATTCCCGACTTCATAGATATAGCGCGAAATAATATCACTAGGTCACGCTCCCTCTATAATATTAATACCTTTTCTCCCGAAAGCCTCCAAAAGTCGATACTGAAATATTCTGCAACTGCAAGCTATTTCTATAGGCTTGCCGCGCATCATTTCGTTAGGTCGATATGTGATGTTCGGCAACAACTACACGGCAATTTTAGTGAGACTTACTATAAAAAAGATGGTACCGACATTTATGTTAACAGAAACCCCTCAATACACGTGCCGCTTCTCTCTAGTAGAGAAAGTGGCCAAGTTGAAGATTATGCTATATTTCGTGATGCTGATATGCACAAATATCAAAATTTCTTTTATCGTGATGCTGCATATGAGGATGATATAAAATATCGTGCTCGGCGTTGTGTAATGGTTGTGTCACGTACAACTAATGGGGTATTGAAAACAGATAATAAAGAATCTAGGTTGTCTCGAATGCTCGGCGTAGTCCATGCATCACGGAATCAAATAAAATTTCTTGATGAGATTGTAAACTATGTCTACAATAAACGATATGTTCGTATTGAAACAAAGGATAGTCTACGCGAATTTGTGATAATTCTAGCTAAAAGAGTGTCGGGACTTAATGATGACAATCTTTTTCGTAGTCATGATGTGGCGAAGTATATACGAACGGATGATGTCCGAGATCATTTTAACGACTTTTTAACACAATTATTTGATAAGATGCAGCATGAGAAAAATAGGATTTATGTTGCTTCATATATTTTATGGTCTATTGATTTTACGGGTCATTACTTCAGTGATGGCTGTTCGCGCATATCAATTCTTCTTGCGCTTTGGTATCTTATGAGGACTGGTCACGAGATGCCCTCTCTTGAACGTAGACTAGGTAAAGAACGGTCGATACGCTCATCCTACAGAGGATGTCACGCAATCAGTCGAGATGAGATATATGACGAGGCTGTTAATAGACAGCGCTTCAACAGGTTTTATCAATATTATAAGAGCCTTTTTATAAAAGCATCCCGCCCAGTTATTCTTTGTGCTGGTGGATATATATTTAACGGAAAAGGTGAGGTACTACTGCTTCGTAGCGCAAAAGGGAAAGATGCCGGCAAATACGTCATACCAGGGGGAAAGATGAACCGCACGGAAAATCCTGAGGGTTGTTTTGTGCGTGAGACGCTTGAAGAGACAGGCTTGTCTATTAAAAATGTTATTCGGGCTGGTGTGCGGCGCTATGTCGGACCAAGTGGTCGTCGATACCTGATGTATGATTTTATGGCTCAAATTGATAGCGGCTCTGTTCGCATTAATGGTGAGTCTGTTTCAAGTGAGTGGGTACAGCCTATTAATATAGATACTTCACAGTGTACAGCAAGCACACTCAATGGTCTTAATAAATACTTACATTTAGGCGATATGTCAAGTTTGATAGTAAACCACTACAAAGAAAAGTTTAATATTTCCAATAGCTCTAGTCATGCAACTGGAATATTGGAAGAACGATATGTTAATAAAAAACTAAAAAATTATTTTCAAGAACTGGAGCAGAAGCCTCACCTCATTGTATTACACGGCATTATACCTATTTGGTCGGTTATAAATAAGGTAGTTCCTAATGCAACTAATGCAGAAAGCGCTGGCGGTATTGTCGCTAAAGATAGAAATAGCAACGCGCTTAGACCGATTAGTGTTATTGACCCTGAAACTACTACGCTACACTTATTTAACTTTCCTGGCGATGACGTACTAAAGCATTATGCGACGCTTTTTAGCCGATACGTAAGAAGCACTAATTGCGATGTTGAGATTGTGCGCTACCCCGATCTTGACCAGAATAAATTTCATCTTACGGGGCTTACGAATGAAATCGTACATGGTGGGGATATTGTGTATTTGGGTTACTCAACTCGCTTAAAAGCATACCTGATTAATGAGGGTTATGAACCAGCAAGCATTTCGGAAAATTTCTGGTACATTAGTTCTCGTTTTCGACTCAATACAACCATTATTAACGTATTAGAGTGTAAATACGGTCACTGGGGAGATATTGCAGCCGACTTGACAACTCATGTATGCGGACTTGGCGCAAGCGCTATTATACATAACGGTAAGGTCGGCACATTAGTAGGTCAGCCTGAAGTCTATAGTAGAATATATATACCGAAAGAGTTTGCAATATTTGATAATACTTCAACGCCCCGATACATTCCGATTAAAAATATTCTAGCTTCTTTCATACCATTTCAGTCGAGCGGACACATATCTTGTGTCACACCGCTTGATGAGACGGACAGTTTTATAAAGATATGTAAAGACAATAGAATCGAGACTGTAGACATTGAGTCTTCAAAAATTGCTGATGCTGTCGCCAGATACAATAAAGAAAATGGTCGCAATGTGGGATTTGGTGCGATACATTACTCATCGGATTTTGTGGGCAAACCTGATGATAATTTCAACTCATACAACCTTACTAATGAACACGATAAAGACCCGCAAAGTTGGAAAGATGCTGTATTGGCTGACATATTTGAAGTTATTATGAATGAAGGTACGCATAATCTTAGATAA
- a CDS encoding HAD family hydrolase, translating into MTLLYIICSMNKTSTKAIIFDGDGTLWRPAGADRNSRPDNIYKGNQVEKDSYNNLILVDGVRDFLENLRARGYKIFIVSAHPVPGPEALEELKAKIVNLNIDELIDGFFCSDGSDRNGKTHVIRDIIQNFNLDPRNVYMVGDSYYYDYEAGINANVNSFFIKNDYCKQPVPLPDDIQTVDSVTDLAVE; encoded by the coding sequence ATGACATTATTGTATATAATATGCAGTATGAATAAAACCAGCACCAAAGCAATAATCTTCGACGGCGACGGTACGCTGTGGCGACCTGCTGGCGCGGACAGAAACTCTCGACCCGATAATATCTACAAAGGCAATCAAGTTGAGAAAGATAGCTATAACAACTTAATATTGGTCGATGGTGTACGCGATTTTCTGGAAAATCTTCGTGCTCGCGGATACAAAATATTCATTGTCTCAGCCCATCCCGTCCCGGGGCCAGAAGCACTTGAAGAGCTGAAAGCTAAGATTGTTAATCTTAATATTGATGAACTAATTGATGGTTTCTTTTGCTCAGATGGCAGTGATAGGAACGGAAAAACGCATGTGATACGAGACATCATACAAAACTTCAATCTTGATCCTAGAAACGTGTATATGGTCGGTGATAGCTACTATTACGACTACGAGGCTGGCATTAATGCTAATGTAAATAGCTTCTTCATAAAAAACGATTATTGTAAGCAACCAGTACCGTTGCCAGATGATATACAGACTGTTGATAGTGTGACGGATTTGGCAGTGGAGTAG